In Silene latifolia isolate original U9 population chromosome 6, ASM4854445v1, whole genome shotgun sequence, the genomic window taaaattttttgAATAAATTTTTTTATAAATAAATCACAATTGTTATAACAAATAatttttaaataataaaaatacgATAAGATAAGTCGAAACACTTTAAAATATgttgttttttaaaaaaataatccTCTCAGATCTGTATAGAAAGCCGTTCATCACCGAGGATTATGTACTTGGAGCAAAAATTCTGGCAATTTAACTATCAGCCTCGCACTCCGAATTCAGAAGATGACAATGATAGGCTACCGAGTAATTTCTACTTCTACAAGTACAAATGATAGGCAACGTTATTATCATCATAATAAATACACTTGGACCGTCCAACCATGAAATCCAAAACTGCATTAAATTGAAATAATCAGCATATTCTGAAATTAGGGCATATGCAGTAAAAAATGGCATGGCTGCAGTTACAACAGTTTCAAAGAAGTGGGGTTGAGGGGTAATGGTAGTAGTGGGGGATTTAGGGTTTAGAAGAGGTTATTTTTTCCTATATATAGGATTGCAAACATTCAGTGTGTCACAAAAACTCAATATTGCAAAGATTATCAAAAATTTGAGATTATGGCACACATCCAGAGTATTCCAATTTCGAGCATCACCAAAGAAACATCCAGGACGGAGCAATTAACTATTCGGGTTATGAGATTGTGGTACAGAAAGTCGGAGACAAATCCTAAGGAAGTGAAAGGTGTAGAACTCATCCTAATTGATGAAAATGTAAGTATCCCTTTTCCTGTGGCAATTTTCAAATTATTGTCACAAGTTATTAACTAATATGAATGAATGCAGGGAGACACAATTCAGGCATCAATCAACCAGAGGCTGACTCGCCTTTTCTTAGAGCACCTTAATGAAGGGAGCACATACAAAATCAGAAGGTTCAGTGTATCATCAAACCGAGTGGGACTTGACATGACAACAATTCACCCGTGCAAGATTTGGTTCGAGTATAGCACTAGGGTGGTACCCATTCCTAATGTAGATATTCCATTTTCTACCCATGCTTTCTACACTTTCAATGAGGTGGTCTTTGGAGCAATGCCGAATAGACTTTATATTGGTAAGCAACAATGGCCTACAATTTATTTTTCATATATGCATCATAAATGTTAACTAACAAGTGAAAAATTTTGCGTCAGACGTAATTGGAAGGTTGGAGCACGTTTATCCAATAAGAGACATCAATGGCAAGAGAAGGAGGACTATTGTTTTGGGCAATAATCTGTAAGTTGACTATATTCTATAAACAATATGCTAAACTTAACACCATAACAAAATAATCATTACAAACCGTTTTTTCAGGAACCAAAACTTGTGCTGCTCATTGTTTGGGGACTGCGTTCAGCAAATTTCAGAAATCGAGCAAGAGTTCATTAACAAACCAAAGCCAATGTTGGTTATGCTATTCGTAAAACGTTCTGTTTATGAAGGTATAAAATTCTGGTCATTCAAATACCATTTTCAGCATTACAAACACTTTGATTACATACAAAGTATAAGAAAAAAATGTTGGAAAAAAATTGTCTCATTATTTTCTACTATGCAGGGGAAGTTAGCATAACATCAACATGGGGTGCAACAAAGATATTGGTTAATCCAGATATGAACAAGGTGAAAGTGTTCAACAATAGGTATGACATCTAAATCCGTTTTATGTGATGTTATTGTCTTTAGGGGAATAGTAGGTGCAGTAATTGTTATTGACCAGAAAACGCACAACATGAAAACTCCAGAAAACGTCCACAAAATGAAGCACTCGATAACAGTCAAAAAAAATATATGAAATAAACAGTCCAAATAGAGTCCAGAAAAATTTtgagttcaatttttttttgaacattCTCATTTCAGCTTAAATTAATTAAGCCATTTTTCTTACTAGTTTTCCAGATGATGATGAACCCGTCTTTGGGGCTCCAGAAACTGCTGGGTACCATCCTCCAATCCTCGCAAGTGCAAACATCAAAACACTATCAGAGATATCAAATTTAACCAAAGGAGGAGCATATGTCACAATGACCAAGATTATTGAGTTAGATACATCTGGTAATAGTTGGTACTGCTACTCTTGCAAAGAATGCAGATCAAAAGTGAAGCAAGGAGAAGATGGGTTGTGGTATTGTGACAAGGAAAAAATTAACAATAATTGCACAATGAAGGGTGTGGGGGAGACATCACCAATACCAAGGTTTCAAGTTAAGTTTTTTTGTGACATATGAAGATCCAGATTTGGTTGAGTTCATTATTTGGGATGATGTAATGGTTGATTTGCTTGAGAAAATAGCACAAGCCATCCTTGACGAAGATGAGGTAACCTAAAACTCATTTACATACAATTTGCAATAATATCTAACCAACGTATAATGTTACTGATTAACGTTTAAATATCGTTTCAGATGTACAGTGTCGTCCCTCCCCCATATTTCAGACCTCTACTTGACATGACATTTGTGGCAAAAATAAGAGTGACTGATTTATATAACATTGAGCAAAAATCAAAGACATTTGGGGTGATCAGTTTATGTGATGATCCAAGAACAATTGCTAAGTGGGATGCCATGAATAATGCAAGAAAGGTATGAGATCAATTAATGACTAACATATACACACATTATATTTGTATGTTTCGTTTTACTAATAAATATTGTCCTCTCCTTTAGGAACAAGCAATTTCAACTTCGACAAGGGACACATCGAGATCAGATTCAATGATGGTGAATTGAATTTTAACTTGAACTAATTTTTTTGATACTAATGGCTTTTTCAGTAACATTTTTTTTTGTTAGGAGCAAATGAGAGAGATAATTGAGTCCGAGTCTGTACTGAATTCCCAAGAGATCACACCACAGAAAGGTGTCGTGGAGACGTCTGAAGCATCCGACAAAACATCTGCAACAAAACTGAAGGAAATTAAGATGGGCAAGCAGCCTATGGAGTTCTAAAAAACATTTCAGCTATTAAGCAATTTGTGGACCACGTTGTTAAAGGacatttgtgtttttgtttttggacTTTGTTGTTTTCTGTACTCTTTTGGACCAAGGTTATTTCAAGTTGTAATAGAACAATTTAGGTTGTCATATGTAAGATAGATTTGTAGCAAGTTTATTATGCAGACAATCAAAGAAGCTAAAGGAGAAACGGATGCCACAACACTTCAAATATGGAGCTTAAAGGACAGCAAAGATTGGATGCAGTTTTAAAGAAGCAAGTGGATAACAAAGATGCATTATATTGGATAAGCTAGCAACATCGGCGAACCTTATTTATGTACTACGTTTTTTACTATTGTATTTCAATTTCACGAAGAATTAATGAACTTTTGTCATCATTATGAAATTTAATTCTTTACTTTTCATTTCCAGTTTACGATACATGTCATTAGTCATTAATAAGTGAAGTAATTACCAAAGCAACACGGTTTTTACAGCCAACAATAATAGAGTACATTCGTTATCCTACCAATGAGTAAACAAAAAATGTTGTACGAGTATTTGACTTATattgaaaaacatggaaaaaaaacGTATGAATGGAAGGGCAGAAATTTAATAGAAGTTCTGAAAATGTTATTGTAGCATAGTCACGAAATGTGTAAGCAAAAACGTCTGGAAAATCAAAGTCGGATTTTTTTCAGCTTAACTGACGGTTTAAACAGTTATGGTAAACTATCCATGATGCACTACTTGCAGTTTATAAGTTACTGGGCAATAGTTGAGTCAACTAAACAAAGTAGTTATTTAAGTTAGTGGGCAATAGTTGAGTCAACTAAACAAAGTGTTCATGCATATAAGTGAAAAAATGGCCACAAAATGCATTTATAGAATACaaatcaatcaaacacattttagTTTACCAGTTTTTTAAGATCAATTAAAAAGATAAACAACTAGAAACTGTCAAATTTTGCACATATTTTGCATCATCTTGAGAAGCATCAAAACAGAGGTGGGTTAAACATGGAAAAGGGGAATTCAAGTACAAGCCAAAAAAAAGGAGACGGCAGCAAGGAATGAACAATGAAAATAGTAAGTTTCTTAAATTATTTCTATAAATTAAAAACTGTTACGTTGTGTTATTGCTTACTTAACTTCTTCCATCTTTCATGAACAATATGCATGCTTCGAATGTTATTGATTACTTAACTTCTTCCATCTTTCAGGAACAATATGCATGCTTTGAATGAACCTGTATTTTAGTAAGACATTTTCATTAGTAAAAGTTGATAACTTAAAAGGAAActgttttaaagaaacaatgattGAATAACACttaacttatatttttgaaaCCTTCCCTTCAGAATGTTTCTACAAGGAGCAACATAAGAAATGTTAGTAAATTATCTTCCCAAAAAGGGAAATATGAAATTGAAAGGTATATTACAAAAGAGAATCAGTAAACGTACTTAACTTTTCACATGTCGATAAATGATCTGCAATAAATGATCTGCAAACAAGTGTATAACAATTAGTATGATTTGTATATTATACAACACATCTGACAACTGTGAAAGCAAAATGAGTTCAGAAATGTAACATATTGAAACCTAAGTGTGAAAGACAACAGTTGGGTTGGTTGGGTTGGGGTTAGTCAAACAGTTGGGTTGGGTTGGTTTGGGTTGGGTCAAAtagttgggttgggttgggttaggtccAACAATTGGGTTTGGTTAGGTCCAAcagttgggttgggttgggttaggtcagTCCAGGTTGGGTTGGGTTGAGTTGTAATTGGGTCAGTCCAGGTAGAGTTGTAATTGGGTCAGTCCAGGTTGAGTTGTAATTGGGTCAGTCCAGGTTGAGTTGGGTCGGGTTAAAACCCGTGTTGGGTTGggtcgggttaaaatccgtgttaGGTTGGGTTGAACCCAAGTTTAGGGAAGGTTCTACCCAGACGACTAAAACATGAGACAATATGGAATTTTAATTTGTCACAACACCAAAAACGCAACAATCTTGAATGACAACAGATCCTAAAGTCAAATTTTCAGATTTTTGGGCAATATTTTCAATAACAATGATAAATAATCAAGACTAACATAACAACTCGATTAAAAAAATTTAACATCTCTTTTAAAACAGATTGAATACATTATAAATCGCTATAGAAATGAACGCAGTGATGACTTAGCATGAATTAGATCCGTCATCACAGATCGACTATATTACGAAAAAAAATGCAATAAATATTAAGAAAAAATGATTTTAAGTTGTTAATAGCATgtatatcaaataaaattttagatCTAATAAAAAGTCATTGTATTTAAGCAAGAAGTGAAATtgatcttaaaaaaaaaattatgtgtcGATTTTCTAATTAGCATCAAGTCAAATATGTCATAAAATTGATAGATCTAACATTATAAACAACCATTTTAATTATATGTCTATTTTCTAATTAGCATCAACTCAATCATGTCGTAAAATTGATAGATCTAACAATATAACAACCATCCTATTTTAAAAAAGTCGAAAATAATTTCAAATTAAGTTATTAAGCGGCGGAAATAACATTAAAGAATAGAGTAAAATTGAACTTATAATTAATACATAATCTTCAATAAACGGTCCTAAGAACAAGACTTCGACCTTCACCATGTTAAAGAATGACCGTGTGCATGCGGGAAAAAGAGATCGGACAATGAAGGGTTGCTAATCGGAATTAGGGTGCACAATGGACGAGATGGGAGTGTCTAAGTTTTAGTGAGAGAACTAATTTAGTAATGAAGATGTTTGTGTGTGCAATATGAAGGTAGACTGAGTAAAAGAGACGGAAAGGATGAGCTGCATACTTCTTTATTTTTAGGTTTTTAGTAAGAGAGTGaagcagagagagagagagagagagggggagagAAAGACGGAGGCGTGTAATGGAGATGAGAAGGAATTTTAGGGTTTAATTGTGGGGGAGGGGGTATATATAGGTGGGGTAATTATTAGGGTTATTGTGATTTGGGCTGGACGGAAAATGTAGAAAGGTTGAGCCCAAAATTGCATTTCTATAAGCCCATGTTTGCTATtgtttgtgtttttatttttgttcggGAATTGGGCTGGACGGGAAATGTAGAAAGGTTTGGACCCAAATTAGTATATAATAGGTTAGTATTAGGGTTTTTTTATTACTTGGGCTGGACGGGAATGAAAGAACTCGTGAGCCCAAATTTGGGTTTTCAAGATATTGAGTGCAAATTGGGTCGTTCTCAGCCCATTTGTGATATCGTTTGGCCTTTTAATTTTGTTCGAGATGTGTTTACATACAGTCCACGTTGTTTACAGTTTCAAAATGTACAATAAAATATAACGTTTGACATAATTTATCTTTGTCGTTATGGTTTACCAATATAGGTGTTCGGATATCagaaagaaacttgatgattacGGACAATACGCCACAATCAATGTCAAATCCTCGAGTACCGCTATCTGACattacctgtaacacccccatactccaagtgacttaccaggaccacttaaggcatggaagtgctaccatctcggttacccgaggcaataataatcataagataataaagaaacatatttaaatagcaAATAACGTTTaatgtgattacatgccaaaaaccaaaactgataaagagatacaagttctccaaaactgtctactaacaaaagactataaaactatcaaacacagcggaagacttctaaactgcatcgtggtgagTCCTCTtagttatcccatacgcatcagctcatacctgctcaataactgctcaccacccccgaatggatcaccacagttttaaaacatttaaacggggtcagtactaattacacaaaaacaaagccacaatgaaacaagtataCAAACAGTTCAAACATCTCAAcacaatccccagtctccatctccaatctccacacaactgactacacactaaagtgtgtagccctgccagagtacccatcgcaacaggttactcctcgcgctgatggggaccgcagccgttcccacctaagccccgctcatctccatcgagcgataaacccatgttcattaatgtgcacatccctcctgtggcgggttccacaggaggcgaatcaagggcgtgaagccactcccgcaagtgactccactcagccagggacgcaccccgaagaacacagacagataaacaatgaccataacaccaaaatcaacagccgtctgaatcaatcaacaatatacaatcacaaccgtctgaatcaatcaacaatatacaatcacaaccgtctgaatcaatcaacaatcactatctacagcacaatcaccatacatatcatgtaactaatactgagtagggaaaaccctacctggaaagcaacacagtcagacgatctcaacagctgttatcaaaaggcctcctctacgaatcctcctcctaacataacatcacatatatcactaaccacacaaaactaacacaatcCCCATtttccaaaattagggtttaacaagacttaattaaatataacaaatttggtacgtagatcttaccctcgacgcaaggatcacaaagatgtaaagaaagatgaattccgaccttccaagctccgggatttgtcaataatgcgatgaatgcgaagtacgtaggttgaaatctctttttcaaagtaattaggtttgtaaaagcgtattatgaaagtgacggaagtgtttatatactaattcgcattattaacaaaacccgacataacattacccgtaaaccgggctactcgatcgagtaccaaggctacttgatcgagtacccaacaggtcagaaactattttaaatcgcaaaacacccttactcgacagagtacccagagactcataaaaccgtagtattacagtcttccctccttaaaaggaacttcatccccgaagttcaacccatacattaaaacaaacatactaactcgaccaagacacaacaacgcaactaagaactcaaaacaaaaccccaacctataaaacatgaactcttaacaccaactccaccaactattcctacctccccaacatggctcacgatatcgtatcattTACATCAtagactctcccgacactaactccatacactaccaactaccaaccactaacgctgctagctccgtttcactaacatattatccactagaaaatccaatatcaagacactcataaacatcaaacggaatgttacattctaccacccttaaaaggaacttcgtccccgaaatttactcacactcataacattatcttccaactgtcaaaactatcgaactcataatcatcatcattcaactgtcaacacaattgaaatattctcgcactcctagacatcgcactactacaagcacagtcatgacctttaataaaatcaaccacaacacgaatcaatcttttattctacatcaagactcaaacttccaaatctactacaacccgtacaaccattaaactctctttgtcgcatcctactcctcttaagataaatgttacgtcctcgtaactcactaatactagatcctagccatatcttctcattatccgcatcaccaccgcatgtcaaaaataaccacctatactctaaacactcgtcatgcatatatccaaggctctcttacttaaacaattctcatacttcaattcactcgtcacaccacctaacctatacctcaaaatctttagcttaacccaaaacttcaactcttccacattaccgcaacatgacatacctctctatataaactatataaaactctcaTCGCCAAAaccataactcacgatccacacttgttacgtacactcacactagatcctcaagttcttttctttcattaccgcaaaactcatacataacttaatatgacaccaattcccaataccctgcactcactatctcaacaaaagattacgaaccacctgccgctttcagatcattaaaacacatgttccacgaatcacttgccatgactatgactactgatgcctcatcttaaaacaagatcaaaattatcagaataacttCTCACAATGTGTCCCatcagaatatcactataccatgacaacaacgaaaacatatacaactctctttcatatcatactctaccctcattcccaaactgaaactggtaagaaacatcaacaaacaaaacaacagtctacatgttcaaccaaaactcacaaggaacaatgacaaacaaaacaacaatctatgtttaactggtatgtactttcgaaaactcgtatcataatcatctcgcctactccaccacaaccggtgacggcatcgcaacaccgccaccaacagccacgccgcagtgcgaaaatacccgcatcacaacactaagtaccgtgcccggatcaccacccgaggcaccacaaccacaccgatagacatcacaacatacacaatcccataaacactgactcaatataacatctcggacaagaaaacttactcaaggctgctttactagatcacaacaccatatatcatacagaataactgacaagaatctcatgcataccatccataccttttcacggaataaacatatatcatgaatacacatgcaagtataaccagtcatgccagaccacccaaactatcacttttggtcatcattccattaagttaccgtatccaacatatactacagaacattcagataacaacattataactatcacaccataccgcttctcgtgaggtcacaacctcacacaaacatttatatacatcttagacccataatcacatccaactagtcaatcctgatcatgtAAATTACCACTCAacaaggttacctgtcgcccgagcttaactcatatgcccctcataacatatttccccattcgcataaccatcacctcctgtCAAGAATAACCATTTAACtagtactcaactactagcaaccgcctcctaagaccacacctcatacttcctcacaaccgtacTCATCAATCGGGTCTCTATAAAATAAACCCCTTTAGAATGGccatttttttttctatttatcatcactcttaaccattagtgacAACCCCTCAACCCTACCatcgttcggacatcaagcctcttacactcatctctaaacatcacagtttctttcctatctttggttaacatcccaaataacgaacatcaaatccatcaacaaaattacctcaacattcttcccaatactatccttaattgtatcatcatctaactctccaccaaaatctcatatcatgcagatattctaccaacttcttactttccttaattcctcaaaactcaagactaatcatgttgtcaagaaactcctatataaccattaactaacatcctgaTGATTGGTATCACACAGCTCGACGAccccttacctctatatcacataactccggtcaacattttcctagttttactcccctcattcttttcttttttcactcgacaaaatcaattaccCATAAAACttcttattacttcttcctaactctttagtgctccgattaccttctcattgttccaaaactcaaatcccattatttcttatcgatattatctcactcttccttaccatggatcttctcttatcatgctatcactctcacttatcaccaatcaatctACACGGTCAGTCCACTCCATTTTTTTTCAAACTCATTTCATACTGTTAACTGCCCaagaaaatcacacattagttccacctcttgataaaccaaattcccaaactcactcgctATCGGCAAACCCACATcgctgcataactcaatctaagctctttataccccatttctttccatttacctataacgacctttccattacatatattcttaaccaactgagtgataactacctcccttcataatccttaaacatccAAAGTTACCACCATATGTGTCtctcatttcaatctttcattctcacgttccataaacttacatcaccctttGCCCACATTCTCtcacttttacattactcaacacacaatcatatcactcatcccgtttcacaaaacatgctctatgcctcaattaagccttgccaatcttccttttctttttcctctatctatcacaaccacatataactcatgtcctctccaccgaactcatacacaccataggtgccactcattacaccataagattgggtaacttacgcatcaggctcaacatacatataaaacaatgcataaagaagcaaaataacacttttgaattaaacatgatatgcaacaaagtcaaaatataggcatatgacccaaaataggggtcactagatcgagtatgggccactcgatcgagtaaataacttactcgatcgagtaggtcaaagtcagagacacgtatataaaaattaccagggctactcgatcgagtaaggggtactcgatcgagtaccaaggtgcactcgatcgagtaagggccactcgatcgagtaccctacgcatttctcagcattgtccagttttcgtaaaacggtcataactcactcatttcttggtcgttttgggcgtgtgacctatctttagaatcgtaaaagaacaagatatcacctccaattggaatcacattaaaataatttatgcatctcaagttataacagtttaaagacaattttgctgtaatcagacgacataattatctgattttctctttcaaacaacttaaacatcaacaaagtgaATAAAAGCGACTAAATACTTGTAAAtccactatccctaaccacatgttacgacctaccaaaagccaaacaataacatttatcatgctcatataacattcaacttatcactcATGTACTACCGCATACTTTAACTTCATAACTTTTCGTAAaataaaacatactcatacaattacaaatcctacttccatgttactaatacaaccatattacaaatccacttcgtcgcctaaacatattcataatcacgaaattcatattttcatgcaattgccacttcatcttttccaatcaattcttctagttcaatcacattcttcatctaacaagtgcatatgatacaacagtagacaattatatgaacttattatattgctttacgtaaacaaaattacgtaaaatcatatcacaccccctaatcacatgttactagtatatccccattataaatcatccatcctgcaacatcattatacatcacatattatcatatatgaactactccctttttctaccacatcattcatcattttcatatacttttccaacaattcaaaacaacattgtaaaccgaCTATCATGCAATTCAAGTATTCAATCAACGACAaatataatcatatcatcatcatccttcactacacatctcaTATCCTCCAGATGCATGCATCCATCGATTCATACAACACCTTACAATATagatacacaacacacaaggtaaacacatagcgatcccgactcatatcccatgtgaccggtttaaaattgtagggcgagttcgcgactttaggacttctcccaagcctttgcattagctcctacaacttctaccccgggttcattttaattagactccctagattcattggttacaggtttcaggatcgtcgctctgataccattttataacacccccatactccaagtgccttaccaggaccacttaaggcatggaagtgctaccatctcggttacccgaggcaataataatcataagataataaagaaacatatttaaatagcaTATAACGTTTaatgtgattacatgccaaaaaccaaaactgataaagagatacaagttctccaaaactgtctactaacaaaagactataaaactatcaaacacagcggaagacttctaaactgcatcgtggtgagTCCTCTtagttatcccatacgcatcagctcatacctgctcaataactgctcaccacccccgaatggatcaccacagttttaaaacatttaaacggggtcagtactaattacacaaaaacaaagccacaatgaaacaagtataCAAAAAGTTCAAACATCTCAAcacaatccccagtctccatctccaatctccacacaactgactacacactaaagtgtgtagccctgccagagtacccatcgcaacaggttactcctcgccgccagtgggggaccgcagccgttcccacctaagccccgctcatctccatcgagcgataaacccatgttcattaatgtgcacatccctcctgtggcgggttccacaggaggcgaatcaagggcgtgaagccactcccgcaagtgactccactcagccagggatgcac contains:
- the LOC141588762 gene encoding uncharacterized protein LOC141588762 yields the protein MAHIQSIPISSITKETSRTEQLTIRVMRLWYRKSETNPKEVKGVELILIDENGDTIQASINQRLTRLFLEHLNEGSTYKIRRFSVSSNRVGLDMTTIHPCKIWFEYSTRVVPIPNVDIPFSTHAFYTFNEVVFGAMPNRLYIEIEQEFINKPKPMLVMLFVKRSVYEGEVSITSTWGATKILVNPDMNKVKVFNNSFPDDDEPVFGAPETAGYHPPILASANIKTLSEISNLTKGGAYVTMTKIIELDTSDPDLVEFIIWDDVMVDLLEKIAQAILDEDEMYSVVPPPYFRPLLDMTFVAKIRVTDLYNIEQKSKTFGVISLCDDPRTIAKWDAMNNARKEQMREIIESESVLNSQEITPQKGVVETSEASDKTSATKLKEIKMGKQPMEF